Proteins found in one Miscanthus floridulus cultivar M001 chromosome 4, ASM1932011v1, whole genome shotgun sequence genomic segment:
- the LOC136552764 gene encoding E3 ubiquitin-protein ligase RING1-like produces the protein MASANDEGRAAAGILRLLMGLAAAAPASALPRGGGGSGGPGLVVVQHVILDGDEDLFSGGVGGGVPPASKAAIAALKEVKAGEIEGGGELGECAICLDGVVDAGKEMPCGHRFHGGCLERWLGVHGNCPVCRRELPPAKEEDNAAAAAEGGGEERRRPRAAVVVSYLVLGGERGEAQAQQEPEREEPWNIRIEDVD, from the coding sequence atggCCTCGGCGAACGACGAAGGCCGCGCTGCGGCGGGCATCCTGCGGCTGCTGATGGGGCTGGCGGCGGCAGCGCCCGCCTCGGCATTGCCGCGGGGCGGCGGAGGTAGCGGGGGGCCCGGCCTGGTGGTGGTCCAGCACGTCATACTCGACGGCGACGAGGATCTGTTCTCTGGCGGGGTCGGCGGCGGCGTGCCGCCGGCGTCGAAGGCCGCGATCGCCGCGCTGAAGGAGGTGAAGGCCGGGGAGATCGAGGGCGGGGGCGAGCTGGGCGAGTGCGCCATCTGCCTGGACGGGGTGGTGGACGCCGGCAAGGAGATGCCATGCGGGCACCGCTTCCACGGGGGCTGCCTGGAGCGGTGGCTCGGCGTGCACGGCAACTGCCCCGTGTGCCGCCGCGAGCTGCCGCCGGCCAAGGAGGAAGAcaacgccgcggcggcggcggagggcggcggcgaggagaGGCGGAGGCCCAGGGCAGCGGTCGTGGTCAGCTACCTCGTGCTCGGAGGCGAGCGAGGGGAGGCGCAGGCGCAGCAGGAGCCGGAGAGGGAGGAGCCGTGGAACATTAGGATAGAGGACGTGGATTAG